The following are encoded in a window of Gavia stellata isolate bGavSte3 chromosome 17, bGavSte3.hap2, whole genome shotgun sequence genomic DNA:
- the SPTB gene encoding spectrin beta chain, erythrocytic, with amino-acid sequence MTSANDYEQLELQQQYSRINVRWDASDDELDNDNSSARLFERSRIKALADEREAVQKKTFTKWVNSHLARVTCRISDLYMDLRDGRVLIKLLEVLSGELLPKPTKGRMRIHCLENVDKALQFLKEQRVHLENMGSHDIVDGNHRLVLGLIWTIILRFQIQDIIVQTQEGRETRSARDALLLWCQMKTAGYPHVNVTNFTSSWKDGLAFNALIHKHRPELVDFQNLTKSNARHNLEHAFSVAERHLGITPLLDPEDVFTENPDEKSIITYVVAFYHYFSKMKVLEVEGRRLGKVIEHAKETERMIEGYGGLASDLLTWIEQTIASLNSRSFANSLAGVQHQLQAFSTYRTVEKPPKFQEKGNLEVLLFTIQSRMRANNQRVYTPHEGRLVSDINRAWEQLEKAEHERELALRTELIRQEKLEQLARRFDRKAAMREAWLSENQRLVAQDNFGQDLPAVEAAKKKHEAIETDTAAYKERVQAIEAVAKELEVEGYHDIQRINGRKDNILRLWEQLLELLAARRQRLEMNLTLQHLFQEMLHSIDWMDEVKVQLASPESGKHLLEAEELLQTHRLLEGDMALQAEKTRAISAAALRFADTEGYRPCDPKVIRDRVSHLEMCRRELQALAARRRALLEQSRSLWTCLWELDEAEGWIKEQEQLYSSLDFGKDLPGVLLLQRRHAAFEAELRSRGSRLERALVAGEGLAAAGQAASRLRERGAAVRALWTQLEELAAFRRRGLREAEGFFQFQAEAEELAEGLRDARRRAAAEDLGQDESRTRALLRQHQELLEEMAAAKEQLDGLAQQAEGFPPELRAGPEAQSRLAALRQLHAEAAALAERRGRQLQDALDLYTVFGESDACHLWMGAKETWLRQPEVPQALEDLDVAQHRLDGLEQEMATVASQIAAVNQAADSLLASGHPRSPQVRQCQEQLNERWDRFRELVSERRRAVGSALRLLNYRLECEETQQWLQSKTRVVKATAELGRDLAGVLATQRKLYGIERELAVAEGRLAALRSQADRLAEERPEVAGEATERLAAAAAAWEELQEALGEQAASLGEAGQLRRFLQDLDDFQAWLFGAQKAVAAADEVPASLAEAEELLQRHEAARQDAEDHAAAFAAVVEAGERVVGEQADPQYEGLRQRLRGVEAGWAALGRMAEAQHRFLIQCRSFQEFLRDAKQVEILLTNQEYTLAHLELPATLEGSAAALRRFQDFRASMESSAEKIPDVVASGTKLVAEGNIFAEKIAEKCQALRERHGAVTAKAEEAAGLLQDNHELQTFLQSCRELEAWVEEKMLTAQDVSYGEARGLHSKWQKHQAFMAELAPNQGWLEKIETEGKELASRKPQYGEVVARQLDELRGRWDGLCSAAEEKGRRLFEADRSTLYARSYGELESWLGRVEEELRAAEQAKDLTATNLLLKRLTRLEEQVGARMKELEELGWQGPPPAGDVPDADGHEQRLQRRFLDLLEPLGRKRKELEAAKAMYQLGRDLEDETLWVQERLPLARSTEHGTDLPSVQRLAKRNQTLQKELAGHAPRLAEVLSRGEVAASGGEPSPELEARVRELRGLWETLQAEVAARHRRLWEAGEAQQYYLDAGEAEAWVSEQELFMGAEEKPKDEESGLVMLKRHVRQQRSIEDYGQTIKELAGRAQQLLSAGHPEGEQIIRLQGQVDKHYAGLKEAAEERRRRLENMSHLFQLKREVEDLEQWIAERDVVASSQEMGQDLDHVTLLREKFREFARETGSVGQERVDRVNLTIEDLIDAGHAEAATMAEWKDGLNESWADLLELIDTRMQLLAASHDLHKYFYDGTELLALIAARRQELPQDLGEDAGTVEAFHRMHSAFERDLQLLEAQVQQFRETAARLQTAYAGEKAASIQEREQEVARALRALLEACSGRRARLVDTADKHRFFGMARDLLSWMESTVRQIETQEKPRDVSSVELLMKYHQSIRAEVDARGKSFATCIELGKKLLQRKHQDSPEIKAKLVELVEKRKAMMEMWEQRWDQLRLLLEVCQFSRDASVAESWLMAQEPYLASSDYGQTVDAVEKLLKRHEAFEKSSATWEERIAALRKLTTLELLGGRTLREGLARDGVTRTEAPDYRLDLDGELEAGSEEEEKRKDASTRDASPPTTDGPELLARTTGDEEPASPSPRLPREEPEEPATLPARTCSVQLEGYLGRKHDLEAATKRASNRSWSTRYCVLRGGQLAFFKDAKSRALGLPCHGEEPLGLQDALCEVAAGYKKKKHVFKLRLSNGSEWLFHGKDEEELQAWLQGLSTAITECRSSRGKAQSLPLPLAPPEPPLPRKDKEKRFSFFPKKK; translated from the exons ATGACTTCGGCGAACGACTACgagcagctggagctgcagcagcagtacaGCCGCATCAACGTCCGCTGGGACGCCTCCGATGATGAGCTGGACAACGACAACAGCTCGGCACGCCTCTTCGAGCGCTCCCGCATCAAAGCTCTGGCAG ACGAGCGGGAGGCTGTGCAGAAGAAAACTTTCACCAAGTGGGTGAATTCGCACTTGGCTCGCGTCACCTGCCGCATCTCGGACCTCTACATGGACCTCCGGGACGGGCGGGTGCTCATCAAGTTGCTGGAGGTGCTGTCGGGAGAGCTTCTG CCCAAGCCCACCAAGGGCCGGATGCGGATCCACTGCCTGGAGAACGTGGACAAGGCGCTGCAGTTCCTGAAGGAGCAGCGGGTGCACCTGGAGAACATGGGCTCCCACGACATCGTGGATGGCAACCACCGCCTCGTCCTCGGCCTCATCTGGACCATCATCCTCCGCTtccag ATCCAGGACATCATCGTGCAGACGCAGGAGGGCCGGGAGACGCGCTCCGCCAGGGATGCGCTGCTGCTCTGGTGCCAGATGAAGACAGCGGG GTATCCCCACGTGAACGTCACCAACTTCACCTCGAGCTGGAAGGACGGGCTGGCTTTCAATGCCCTCATCCACAAGCACAG GCCTGAGCTGGTTGACTTCCAAAACCTGACCAAATCCAACGCCCGGCACAACCTGGAGCACGCGTTCAGCGTGGCAGAGCGGCACCTGGGCATCACCCCTCTCCTTGACCCTGAAG ATGTGTTCACGGAGAATCCCGACGAGAAGTCCATCATCACCTACGTGGTGGCCTTCTACCACTACTTCTCCAAGATGAAGGTGCTGGAGGTGGAGGGCAGGCGTCTGGGCAAG GTCATTGAGCACGCCAAGGAGACAGAGCGGATGATCGAGGGCTACGGGGGGCTGGCCTCTGACCTGCTCACCTGGATCGAGCAGACCATCGCCTCCCTCAACAGCCGCAGCTTCGCCAACTCGCTGGCCGGGGTGCAGCACCAGCTGCAAGCCTTCAGCACCTACCGCACCGTGGAGAAGCCCCCCAA GTTTCAGGAGAAGGGTAACCTGGAGGTGCTGCTCTTCACCATCCAGTCACGGATGCGAGCCAACAACCAGCGCGTCTACACCCCGCACGAGGGGCGCTTGGTCTCCGACATCAACCGG GCCTGGGAGCAGTTGGAGAAAGCCGAGCACGAGCGGGAGCTGGCGCTGCGCACCGAGCTCATCCGGCAGGagaagctggagcagctggcGCGGCGCTTTGACCGCAAAGCGGCCATGCGGGAGGCCTGGCTGAGCGAGAACCAGCGCTTAGTGGCCCAG GACAACTTTGGCCAGGACCTGCCGGCAGTGGAGGCGGCCAAGAAGAAGCACGAGGCCATCGAGACGGACACGGCTGCCTACAAGGAGCGGGTGCAGGCCATCGAGGCAGTGGCGAAGGAGCTGGAGGTGGAGGGCTACCATGACATCCAGCGCATCAACGGGCGCAAGGACAACATTCTGCGGCTCTGGGAGCAGCTTCTGGAGCTGCTCGCCGCCCGGCGCCAACGCCTGGAGATGAACCTCACCCTGCAGCACCTCTTCCAGGAGATGCTCCACAGCATCGACTGGATGGATGAGGTCAAG GTGCAGCTGGCATCGCCCGAATCTGGGAAGCACCTTCTGGAGGCGGAGGAGCTTCTGCAGACCCACCGGCTGCTGGAGGGTGACATGGCCCTGCAGGCGGAAAAGACACGGGCCATCAGCGCTGCTGCCCTCCGCTTCGCCGACACTGAGG GCTACCGTCCCTGTGACCCCAAAGTCATCCGGGACCGCGTGAGCCACCTGGAGATGTGCCGGCGGGAGCTGCAGGCGCTGGCGGCCCGGAGGAGAGCCTTGCTGGAGCAGTCCCGGTCCCTCTGGACCTGCCTGTGGGAGCTGGACGAGGCAGAAGGTTGGATcaaggagcaggagcagctctACTCCTCTCTGGACTTCGGGAAGGACCTGCCGGGCGTGCTGCTGCTCCAGCGCCGGCACGCCGCCTTTGAGGCTGAGCtgcggagccggggcagccggCTGGAGCGGGCGCTGGTGGCAGGCGaggggctggcggcggcgggccaGGCGGCCAGCCGGCTGCGGGAGCGGGGGGCGGCGGTCCGGGCGCTGTGGAcgcagctggaggagctggcgGCGTTCCGCCGGCGTGGCTTGCGGGAGGCCGAGGGCTTCTTCCAGTtccaggcagaggcagaggagctggcggaggggctgcgggatgcccgccggcgggcggccgccgAGGACCTGGGCCAGGACGAATCCCGCACCCGTGCCCTGCTGCGGCAgcaccaggagctgctggaggagatggCGGCCGCCAAGGAGCAGCTGGACGGGCTGGCCCAGCAAGCCGAGGGGTTCCCCCCGGAGCTGCGGGCCGGTCCCGAGGCGCAGAGCCGGCTGGCGGCCCTGCGGCAGCTGCACGCCGAGGCGGCCGCCCTGGccgagcggcggggccgccaGCTGCAGGACGCCCTCGACCTCTACACTGTTTTCGGCGAGAGCGATGCCTGCCACCTCTGGATGGGGGCCAAGGAGACCTGGCTGCGGCAGCCGGAGGTCCCTCAGGCGCTGGAGGACCTGGACGTGGCGCAGCACAG GCTGGACGGGTTGGAGCAGGAGATGGCCACCGTGGCTTCCCAGATTGCCGCCGTCAACCAGGCAGCCGACAGCCTGCTGGCGAGCGGGcacccccgcagcccccaggtCCGGCAGTGCCAGGAACAGCTCAACGAGAG GTGGGACCGGTTCAGGGAGCTGGTGTCCGAGCGTCGCCGGGCGGTGGGCTCGGCGCTGCGCCTCCTCAACTACCGTCTGGAGTGCGAGGAGACCCAACAATGGCTGCAGAGCAAAACCCGGGTGGTCAAGGCCACCGCCGAGCTGGGCCGGGACCTGGCCGGCGTCCTGGCCACCCAACGCAAACTCTACGGCATTGAGCGGGAGCTGGCGGTCGCCGAGGGCCGCCTGGCTGCCCTGCGGTCCCAGGCCGACCGCCTGGCCGAGGAACGGCCCGAGGTGGCCGGGGAGGCGACGGAgcggctggcggcggcggcggccgcctgggaagagctgcaggaggccctGGGGGAGCAGGCGGCCTCCCTGGGGGAAGCCGGGCAGCTCCGGCGCTTCCTGCAGGACCTGGATGACTTCCAGGCCTGGCTCTTCGGGGCTCAGAAAGCCGTGGCGGCTGCCGACGAGGTGCCGGCCTCTTTGGCCGAGGcggaggagctgctgcagcgGCACGAGGCCGCCCGGCAGGATGCGGAAGACCACGCGGCTGCCTTCGCCGCCGTGGTGGAGGCGGGGGAGAGGGTGGTGGGGGAGCAGGCGGACCCCCAGTACGAGGGTCTGCGGCAGCGGCTGCGCGGCGTGGAGGCCGGCTGGGCCGCCCTGGGCAGGATGGCGGAGGCCCAGCACCGCTTCCTCATCCAGTGTCGCAGCTTCCAGGAGTTCCTCCGCGATGCCAAGCAGGTGGAGATCCTCCTCACCAACCAG GAGTACACGCTGGCACACCTGGAGCTGCCCGCCACGCTGGAGGGCTCGGCCGCCGCTCTGCGCCGCTTCCAGGACTTCCGTGCCAGCATGGAGAGCAGCGCCGAGAAGATCCCCGACGTGGTGGCCAGCGGCACCAAGCTGGTGGCCGAGGGGAACATCTTTGCCGAGAAGATTGCTGAGAAGTGCCAGGCCCTCCGGGAGCG GCACGGGGCCGTCACGGCCAAGGCAGAGGAGGCGGCGGGTTTGCTGCAGGACAACCACGAGCTGCAGAccttcctgcagagctgccgGGAG CTCGAGGCCTGGGTGGAGGAGAAGATGCTGACGGCACAGGACGTCTCCTACGGCGAAGCCCGTGGTCTCCACAGCAAGTGGCAGAAGCACCAGGCGTTCATGGCCGAGCTGGCACCCAAccagggctggctggagaaGATTGAGACG gaggggaaggagctggCGAGCCGCAAGCCGCAGTACGGCGAGGTGGTGGCACGGCAGCTGGACGAGCTGCGGGGCCGGTGGGACGGGCTGTGCAGCGCCGCCGAGGAGAAGGGCCGGCGGCTCTTCGAGGCTGACCGCTCGACGCTGTACGCCCGGAGCTACGGGGAGCTGGAGAGCTGGCTGGGGCGGGTGGAGGAGGAGCTGCGTGCTGCTGAGCAGGCCAAGGACCTCACCGCCACCAACCTGCTGCTGAAGAGGCTGACG AGGCTGGAAGAGCAAGTGGGAGCGCGGatgaaggagctggaggagctggggtgGCAGGGGCCCCCCCCTGCCGGGGACGTGCCGGATGCCGATGGGCATGAGCAGAGGCTCCAGCGGAGATTCCTCGACCTGCTGGAGCcgctggggaggaagaggaaagagctgGAGGCTGCCAAGGCCATGTACCAGCTTGGGCGGGATCTGGAGGACGAGACG CTGTGGGTGCAGGAGAGGCTTCCCCTGGCAAGGTCGACGGAGCACGGCACCGACCTCCCGAGTGTGCAGCGCCTGGCCAAGAGGAACCAG ACGCTGCAGAAGGAGCTGGCGGGCCATGCCCCCCGCCTGGCCGAGGTGCTGAGCCGGGGCGAGGTGGCGGCGAGCGGCGGGGAACCGAGCCCGGAGCTGGAGGCACGGGTGCGGGAGCTGCGGGGGCTGTGGGAGACACTGCAGGCGGAGGTGGCCGCCCGGCACCGGCGCCTGTGGGAGGCCGGCGAGGCCCAGCAGTACTACCTGGATGCCGGCGAAGCCGAGGCCTGGGTCAGTGAGCAGGAGCTCTTCATGGGAGCTGAGGAGAAGCCAAAG GATGAGGAGAGCGGCTTGGTGATGCTGAAGAGGCACGTCCGGCAGCAGCGGTCCATCGAGGACTACGGCCAAACCATCAAGGAGCTGGCGGGGAGggctcagcagctgctctctgccGGCCACCCTGAGGG GGAGCAGATCATCCGGCTGCAGGGCCAGGTGGACAAGCACTACGCAGGGCTGAAGGAGGCGGCCGAGGAGCGCCGCCGGCGCCTGGAGAACATGTCCCACCTCTTCCAGCTGAAGCGGGAGGTGGAGGACCTGGAGCAGTGGATCGCAGAGCGCGACGTGGTCGCCTCCTCCCAGGAGATGGGGCAGGACCTGGACCACGTCACG CTCCTGCGGGAGAAGTTCCGGGAGTTCGCTCGGGAGACAGGCAGCGTGGGGCAGGAACGCGTGGACCGGGTGAACCTGACCATCGAGGACCTTATTGACGCGGGGCACGCGGAGGCGGCCACCATGGCCGAGTGGAAGGACGGGCTGAACGAGAGCTGGGCTGACCTCCTGGAGCTGATCGACACCCGTATGCAGCTCCTCGCCGCCTCCCACGACCTGCACAAGTACTTCTACGACGGCACTGAGCTGCTGGCCCTCATCGCCGCCCGGCGCCAGGAGCTGCCCCAGGACCTGGGCGAAGATGCCGGCACGGTGGAGGCTTTCCACCGCATGCACAGCGCCTTCGAGCGTGACCTCCAGTTGCTGGAGGCGCAG GTGCAGCAGTTTCGGGAGACGGCGGCACGCCTGCAGACTGCCTACGCCGGGGAGAAGGCGGCCAGCATCCAGGAGCGGGAGCAGGAGGTGGCACGAGCCCTGCGGGCGCTGCTGGAGGCATGCAGCGGGCGCCGGGCCCGGCTGGTGGACACGGCTGACAAGCATCGCTTCTTCGGCATGGCACGGGACCTGCTCTCCTGGATGGAGAGCACCGTCCGGCAGATCGAGACGCAGGAGAAACCCAG GGATGTCTCCTCGGTGGAGCTGCTCATGAAGTACCACCAGAGCATCAGGGCCGAGGTGGACGCCCGGGGCAAGAGCTTTGCCACCTGCATCGAGCTGGGCAAGAAGCTGCTGCAGCGCAAGCACCAGGACTCGCCCGAG ATCAAGGCAAAGCTGGTGGAGCtggtggagaagaggaaggcCATGATGGAGATGTGGGAGCAGCGCTGGGACCAGCTGCGGCTGC TGCTGGAGGTGTGCCAGTTCTCCAGGGACGCCTCAGTGGCCGAGTCGTGGCTCATGGCACAGGAGCCCTACCTCGCCAGCAGCGACTATGGGCAGACGGTGGACGCGGTGGAGAAGCTGCTCAAGCGGCATGAGGCTTTCGAGAAGTCCTCGGCCACCTGGGAGGAGCGCATCGCCGCCCTGAGGAAGCTGACGACG CTGGAGCTCCTGGGCGGGCGGACGCTGCGCGAGGGGCTGGCGCGGGACGGGGTGACGCGCACCGAGGCTCCCGACTACCGCCTGGATCTGGATGGGGAGCTGGAGGCCGG